TTAACTAGTATTACTCCTCCTGTTATCCACATATATTTTTTAATAACTTTATTTGACATTAAATATCTTTGTTCTTTTAAGAAATTTTTACTTTTAATACCTAACTTATTTGAGCGAAAAAGTATATTATCTGCCAACAACTCCTCACCATCATTATCGAGCGTTTCAATTATTTCTTTAAATAAACTTCCTACCTCTGGAATCAAAATTAGGGCATCCGACTTAATATAAGTAGATTGTTGTGGTGCTGCAATGGTTTGAACAATTGAAATATTATTTTTTCTAGCGGAAGTTATAGAACTTATATTTTCTTTGATGAGATTATTTTCATCTTTAGACCTTAAATCACATTTATTTAGTACTATTATTATCTTTTTCCCTATATTTAATAACTCTTTAATTAAGTAGTTTTCATATTTATTTATGTCTTGATCTAAAACAAAAAGAACTAAGTCAGAATTAGATGCTTGTAAAATTGTTGTTTTTTCCCTTTCTTCGCCTATTTTTGATGGTTCAAATAATCCTGGAGTATCAATTATATTAATGTTTCTTTTCAAGATTGGGATACGAATTTTATAGCTATTAATTTGCTTTGTCGTACCTATTTTTGCGGAAGTTTGTCCTACAATATTTTTCACTAAAGATCTTGCTATTGATGTTTTTCCTGAAGAACCTGCTCCAAAAAGAGTAACTTTATAATCTCCTGTTTTTAGTTGTGACTCTAGTTTATTTTTTTGATAATTTAATAATTCAACTTTTACTTGATCGTTAATTTTTTTGTTTATTTCCTTGACACCTTCTAAACTTATCTTGGCAGCACCATATGTATTTTTAAATGAAAGTGTGTTCTTTTTATTTTTGAATATTACTTTATAAACAATTTTTTTAAATAATTTTTTATCTATATTATAAAAAATATACATAGTTATTATTAAAAATAAAAGCGTATAAATATTTATTATTCTTATTAATATCGTAAATAAAATATATAGAAATAATATAATGATAAAATATTTTGTATATTTTAATTTTAAGTAGTTCATCTTATCATTTATTTTTAAAAATGCCGTAAAGTAAAAAAATAAAACCAATATTAATAGATATATCAGCAATATTAAATACTGGAAAATTTATAAAATTTAGATTTATAAAATCAATCACATAACCTTTTAATATTCTATCCATTCCATTACCAATTGTTCCCCCAAGAATAAAGCTATAAGATATTAGATCATAAATTTTTAATGACTTTTTTCTTAATATTATGTAAGTAAGTAATATTGAAAAAATAATACTTATGAAAGATAAAAATATTCTATTACCACTATAAATGTTAAATGCCGCCCCATAATTTCTTACGAAGTCTAATCTAAATAAAAGGAAATCTTTATTTATAACCGTTTTATAATTATAAAGCATTAAATATTTCGTTAATTGATCTATCAGAGTAATAAAAATACTGAAAGATAAAAAATATAGTTTTGTTTGTATCTTTATAATCATTATTTGCTCTTTTTTAAAAGTTTAATTGGTTTAATTAGTAATAATAGTGGTAAAAGCATTAAAAAATGATATCCAATTTTCCCAAAAGAGTATTTTCCTAAATTATATAAAAATATATTAAATTGACTGTAAAATATAATTTGTATAAGGTTGTAAAATATTCCGGTTAAATGCATAGCACATATTGCAAAAAAACCTTTTATTAAAAAGTTGCCAACATTTAATTTATTTCTATTATTTAAATTATTAATAATTTTGATTAATGGATATACACCTAATAAATAACCAAAATTTGGAGTGAGTAAATATCCTATTGAACCTCCTTGATGAAAAACGGGAGCTATAAATAACCCAAAAAAAATATATATAGAAAATGCTATGAATACAATTTTTTTATGAAATATAAGTGTTAGAAGGATTAATGTTGGAATTTGCCATGTAATGGGTATCTCAAAATTATTAAAAGATTTATTGATAAATTGTAGAGGAATATGAACAGGCAGCATTGTTGATATTACTAGTGATTGAAGACACACCAGTATCTCAATTAATTTATAAAAATTGAACATGATTATAAATTTTATTTATAAACTTCTCAATGCAACAATAGGATCTAATTTAGAAGCTCTTTTTGCGGGTAAAACTCCAAATATTAAGCCTATTGATCCTGAAATGATCATGGTGGAAAAAGTTGTAGTAATTCCTACAGATGCAGGAAGAGGGGTTATCAGAGATAAAAGAAAAACACCTGATAATCCTGTTGATGTACCTATTAATCCTCCAATTGTAGATAAAATCAATGCCTCAATTAAAAATTGAATTAATATATCTGACTGTTTAGCTCCTATTGCTTTTCTAAGACCAATTTCTTCCGTCCTTTCACTAACAGAAACGAGCATAATATTCATAATGCCTATTCCTCCAACCACTAGAGATACTGCACCTATACCTGCTAATAAAAAGGTAAGTCCACTTGTTATGTTAGTAACTATATTTAACGCATCTTCTTGTGATCTAACTGCAAAATCATCATCTCTTATTATTTTATGCCTTTGTCTTAATAAGTTAGTAATTTGAAATTTAGCGGCACTGGTCGCATTTTTATTTATTGCTTCCACACTAATGAAACTTAAACTCACACCATATGTTGGATCCTTCCCTGTAATCCTATTTACCATAGTGGTTAATGGAATATAAGCATTTTTATCTTGATTACTTCCAAATACAGCACCTTTTGGTTTTAATATTCCGATAATTTCATAAGTATGATCTTTAATTCTGATTTTTTTTCCAAGTGATGAAGATTTATCTTTAAAAAATTCATCTTTAAGATCAGGACCAATTACTACATAACTTCTTGCACTATTAACATCACTTTTAGATAAAAATCGTCCTTTATCTACTTCAAAGCTTCTTACATCAAGAAATTCAGGAGTAACTCCTGCAATTGATATATTTAAGCTTTTAGAATTTGATTGCACAATTTCATTAGCAGAGATTTGAGGGGCAACTTTTTTAACTGTGGGAACTTGATTACTTATTGCTACTGCATCTTCTAAAACAAGGTTTTTAGGAAATGAAATGCCTCTTCTTCTTGTGTCATTGTTTCCAGGAACAATGAATAAAACATTTGCACCTAAATTACTTAATTGGTTTTTAGCTAATGTTTGAGCTCCTCTTCCCAGTCCAACAAGTGTTATAACTGATGCATTTCCTATAATTATCCCCAGCATTGTTAATGAACTTCTCAATTTGTTTGATACTAAGGTTTTTGTAGCCATACCTAAGGCTTCTTTTATTGAGATTTTCCTAGACATATTTATATTTATCTATTGCATCGTCATCTTCAATTTGCCCCATGTATATAACACCCTCATTAAGCTGTAATGTAATAAGGTCTCCATTACTAATTTGATGATTATCTATATTTTCTAAATTACAAATTGTAGAAATCTTTTTTTTATTTTTGTTATAAAAAGCGTAAACATCATCTACATTTTTATTCGTAACAATACCCGCAATATTTTTACTGAGGGGAATCTTTTCCATTAATTCATCTGGAACAAATATTATTTCTCCAGGACAAATTAACGATATATCAAGATTATTTTTTATTATCCTTGCTTTTCCTGTTACACCGATTTCCCCTATTGAAATTCCTCTTGAAACAATCTTCCTGACTAAACCGACTTTTATTAAATCTGTAGATCCGCTAATACCAGTTAATGTACCTGCAGTTTGAACTACTAAATCTCCTTGATTTAGAATCCCCATCTCCTGTGCAATTTGCATCGCTAAACTAAAAGTCTTTGCTGTTCTTTCATCATTTTTAACTACTATGGGAGTAACTCCCCAAACAAGTTGTAGTCTTCTCGCTACACTCCTCTCTGTAGTAGTTGCCAAAATTGGTGTTGGTGGTCTGAATTTACTTACATTTCGAGCAGTAGATCCTGATTTTGTTAAAGGTATGATGGCTCCTGCTTCAAGTTGTCTAGCTATATTACTTACTGCAGCACTAATAGCATTTGGGATGGTACTTGGTAAGTGGCTTTCAATAGCTTTAAGTGGATAATCTCTTTCAATTCTTCTAGCTATGGTTGCCATCGTTTCTACAGCCTCTACAGGATAATCTCCTACTGCTGTTTCGTTTGAAAGCATTACAGCATCTGTTCCATCCAGAATTGCATTGGCAACATCACTAACTTCTGCCCTGGTTGGTCTTGGATTAGAAGCCATAGAATCAAGCATTTGAGTCGCTGTAATTATTGGGATACCTAATGAATTAGCTTTAGTTATTAATTGCTTTTGTAAAAGAGGAACTTCTTCAGCAGGCATTTCTACTCCCAAATCACCTCTAGCAACCATAACTCCATCACATAAGGGTAAAACAGTATCAATTTGATCAATTGCTTCAAATTTTTCGATTTTTGCGACTACAGGAGTTGAATGTCCATACTTGTTTATTAAATCTTTTATCTCATTTATGTCAGATGGATTTCTTACGAAACTTAGGGCTATCCAATCAACGCCTTCAGATAAACCAAATTTTAAATCTTCCTTATCTTTTTCTGTTAATGCTTTTACTGATAATTGAACGTCTGGGAAGTTAACACCTTTATTATTTGAAAGAACCCCCCCTACAGTAACAAGACACTCTAAAAGGTTTGCCTTTATGTCTACTTTTTCTACAATCATTTCTATTTTGCCATCATCTAAAAGTATTCTTTTCCCTTCGCTAACTTCATGAGAAAGTTTGTCGTAAGTCACATTAGCAATAGTATTTGTACATTCAACTTCATTCGATGTCAGTGTAAATTTATCACCTTTCTTAACTTTTACTGGACCATCTTTAAATCGCCCTAATCTGATTTTAGGTCCTTGAAGATCTTGTAATATTCCAATATCTATTTCTAATTTTTTTGAAACTTCTCTTATAGTTTTTATTCTAGAAGCATGATCTTTATGATCTCCATGTGAGAAATTTAATCTGAATGTTGTTACCCCAGCTTTAATTAAATCTGTAATTATCTCTTCAGTTTGAGTTGCAGGGCCAATAGTTGCTACAATTTTTGTTCTTCTTTTTAAATCAATATTCGACATATATAGATAATATTGCTAGATATAAATAAATTTACCATACCCAAAGTTAGTTATTTAAGTCATGGATTTTAAAACTTATCAGAAAAAAGCTAGGGAAACAGCTCAATATCCAGATTTAGGCTCAAATAATATTTATCCAACTCTTGGTTTGGTTGGAGAGGCTGGAGAGGTGGCAGAAAAAGTAAAAAAAGTTATAAGAGATAAAAATGGAATATTTGATAACGAATCAAAATTAGCTATTAAGAAGGAGTTAGGAGATGTTTTGTGGTACATCTCTAATCTTTGCACAGAATTAAATTTCAATTTAGAGGATGTCGCATTGCAAAACCTTGAAAAATTAAAGTTGAGAGCTGCTAAAGGAAACATTAGCGGCTCTGGTGACGACAGATAAATTCAGCTATACCCTAAGCTTGCATACTGAAGATTTGTAATTAAATTTTGAATAACATTTAAAAGTAAAAAAGCTAACAAAGATGAAATATCAAATCCACCTATTGGAGGGATAATACCTCTAAAAATGTTTAAATATGGATCTGTGATGGAAGTTAATGCAGATAGAACACCATTACTCCAATCAATACCTGGGAACCATGTAAGTAAAATTCTTATTATTAATATGAAAGAATAAATTGATAAAGTTTGGCCCAGAACTGCAAAAATCTCAGATAACATTATCCAATTGTAATTTTTTTTATTCTAACATTTACTTATTATTGCTGCTTATTATTGCGATTTCCTATTTTTGAGAGATATTCATTACTAACAGCAAAAGTTTGAAAAAACTTTTCTGATAATGATAACCAATATGATCTACCATCTTTTTGCTTCCGTTTAACAATAAACTTCTTTTCTATTAATTCTTTAATATGATCATAAGCTCCTGAACCTCGTAGAAGTATAAGATCCGATTGAAGTATCTTTTTTTTGATTGCGATGGTTGCCAATGTCCTTAATTCTGATGTTTTTAAATCAGAAGGAAGTAAATCATCTACGAATTCATTAAGATTAGATTTTAGTTCGAGACAAAAACTATTGTTAACTTCATTTAATTCAATAGCTGAGTTTGGATTAGAGTATTTATTTTTTAAATCTGTAATTGCATCATTTAATGAGTTGATATCAGAATTAGTAATCTCTGAAAGATCCTTTTTTGTTATTGGTCTGCCTTTCAAATATAGAACAGCTTCAACTTTAGTAACTAGATCTATATCAGATATTTGGTTGGTATTAAGATCAGATTGATTGATTTTTATTACCGAAATCTTTCCTAATTTACCTTAAATTTAATCTGTTGCACCAAGGAATAATTTATATGTATCGTTTTGAGTTTCATCCCAGAATTTATAGCCTAGAATTTTTACAAATTTATTCCACTCTAAAATTTCATTTCTATCGATTAAAACTCCAATAACAATTTTCCCTACATCAGCACCGTAATTCCTGTAGTGAAAAACGCTTATTGACCAATTTGATTTCATATTATTTAAGAAGTTTATTAATGCGCCAGGCCTTTCAGGAAACTCAAATCTGTATAAAAGCTCAACAAAGTTTCTATTATCCATTTCTTTAAAATTCCTTGGTAATCTTCCACCTACCATATGTCTGAGATGATTTTTAGATAATTCATCATCGCTTATATCAATAAATGAGTAATCCGAATTTTTAAATACATTCAAAAGATTTTTTTTATCATTTAAACCATATACTTGAACTCCTACAAAGATCTGAGCATTCTTAGAATTAGACATCCTATAGCTAAATTCAGTTAAATTTCTATTATCAAGTAATTTACAAAAATCTATTAAACTTCCAGCACGTTCAGGAATTTCAACAGCCATCATTACTTCTTTACACTCTCCAAGTTCTGCTCTTTCAGCTACAAATCTAAGTCTCTCAAAATTCATATTTGCACCACATGCAATCGCAACCATTTTTCTATTTGAATGGTTCGAATTTAAAATATCTTTTTTCATCCCTGCAATTGATAATGCTCCTGCGGGCTCTAGTATTGATCTAGTATCTTCAAAAACATCTTTTATAGCAGCACATATTTCATCAGTATTAACCCTAATCATCTTATCTATATATTTTCTACCAATATCAAAAGTATTTTTACCAATTTTTTTAACCGCTACACCATCTGCAAATTGACCGACAGAGGGTAATTCTACTATTTTTTCTTCTTCCAAGGATTTTGTCATAGCATCTGCATCTTCAGGCTCTACTCCAATTATTTTTACTTCAGGCCATATTTTTTTAACATATAATGATATTCCTGATATCAATCCACCTCCACCTACAGCAATATAAATTGCATAAGGTTTGTCATTAAGCTGCTGCTCAAGTTCAATAGCTATAGTTCCTTGTCCTGCTATAACATCCGGATCATCAAAAGGATGAATAAAGCATAAATTTCTTTCATTGCTAATCCTTATTGCTTCTTTGTAAGTTTCATCATAATTATCGCCATATAATATAACTTTTGCTTTCAAATTTTTTACTGCATTAACTTTTACTATAGGTGTTGTAATGGGCATTAATATGGTTGCCTGGCAATTTAACTTAAGAGCACTAAGTGCTACCCCTTGAGCATGATTGCCGGCGCTTGAAGTGATTACTCCCTGAGCAAGTTCTGAATTACTAAGCTTACTCATTTTGTTATATGCACCTCTTATTTTGAATGAAAATACATCTTGAAGATCTTCTCTTTTAAGAAAAACTTCATTATTTAGTGTTTTACTTAAATTATGAGCTTTGTCTAGCGGTGTTTTTTTTGCTACTTCATAGACTTCAGCTTGAAGTATTTTTTCAAAATAATCATTCATATATATATTTTTAGCATTAATTATTAATCTAATAAAACATTACATGATCTATTTCAAAAAAAATACTCATTTTGCACCTCGACGTTTTAGATTATATAGATACCAATATTTGTTAAATGCTTTTAAGTGAGTTAAGTCATCCAAATCAACTTCATGGCTTAACAGTTTCACAATTAGAGGAAATTGCTTGTCAAATTAGAGAAAGACATCTTCAAGTAGTATCTACAAGTGGTGGACATCTTGGTCCTGGATTAGGTGTAGTTGAGCTTACACTGGCTTTATATCAAACTCTTGATCTTGATTCCGATAAAGTTGTCTGGGATGTAGGTCATCAAGGTTATCCTCATAAATTGATAACAGGACGTTTCAGTCAATTTGATTCCCTTAGACAACAGAATGGAGTAGCTGGATATCTCAAAAGAAGTGAAAGTAAATTCGATCATTTTGGAGCTGGACATGCAAGCACATCTATTTCAGCAGCTTTAGGAATGGCAATAGCAAGAGATAGAAAAGGAGAAAATTATAAATGTGTCGCAGTTATTGGAGATGGAGCATTAACTGGAGGAATGGCATTAGAAGCGATAAATCATGCAGGTCATTTACCAAATACTCCTTTAGTTGTAGTTCTAAACGATAATGATATGTCTATTTCACCTCCAGTTGGAGCCCTTTCTTCATATTTAAATAAGGTAAGAGTTAGTCCCCCATTGAAATTTTTGTCCGATAGTGTTCAAGAAAGTGTAAAAAATATTCCATTAATTGGTAAGGATATTCCAGAAGAACTAAAAAATATTAAAGGAAGCGTTAGACGTCTAGCAGTGCCAAAGGTTGGAGCTGTTTTTGAAGAACTTGGATTTACATATATGGGTCCAATTGACGGACATGACATTGGAAATTTAGTTAATACTTTTAACGCTGCTCACAAACTTAAAAAACCTGTCCTTGTCCATGTTGTTACAACAAAAGGAAAAGGTTATCCATATGCAGAAGCTGATCAGGTTGGATATCATGCACAATCAGCATTTGATCTAAGAACTGGGAAATCTATTCCATCTAAGAAACCTAAACCTGTTAGTTATAGTAAGATATTTGGTCAAACCTTATTGAAAATATGTGAACAAGATAGCAAAGTTGTTGGTATTACAGCAGCAATGGCTACAGGGACTGGTTTAGATATATTGCAAAAAAATATTCCAGATCAATATATCGATGTAGGAATAGCAGAACAACATGCTGTTACTCTTGCGGCAGGAATGTCGTGCGAAGGTCTTAAACCTGTTGTAGCTATTTATAGTACTTTTCTTCAACGAGCATTCGATCAATTAATTCATGATGTTGGTATTCAAAATTTACCTGTATCGTTCGTACTTGATAGGGCTGGCATAGTTGGAGCTGACGGTCCTACTCACCAAGGTCAATACGATATCAGTTATATGAGATCTATCCCAAATTTTGTATTGATGGCCCCTAAAGATGAATCTGAATTACAAAGAATGTTAATAACTTCAATTAACCATAATGGTCCTACTGCTCTAAGAATACCAAGAGGATCAGGATTAGGGGTGGCTGTAATGGATGAGGGTTGGGAACCTTTGAATATAGGAGAAGCTGAAATACTTGAAGAAGGAGAAGATATTTTAATTATTGCTTATGGATCAATGGTTGAATCAGCTATTGAAACAGCGAGTATCTTAAAAAATATGAAAATTAATGCATGTATTGTTAATGCAAGATTTGTAAAACCTCTAGATAAAAATCTTATTATGCCTTTAGCAAGAAGGATTCAAAAAGTTGTAACTATGGAAGAAGGAACCTTAATAGGTGGATTTGGTTCTGCAATAGTTGAATTACTTAACGATAATGAAGTAAACATTCCTGTATACAGAATAGGCATACCAGATGTTTTAGTTGATCATGCTTCACCTGACCAGAGCAAAGAAAAATTAGGTCTTATGCCTGATCAGATGGCAGATAAAATTGTAAAGAGATTTAAGTTAAATAACTAAAAATTTAATAAATAAATTTTTATAAAACACCACGTGAGGCTAATCCTAAGATTGCACCAATTCCGAAAATATGTCCTAGGCAATTAGCACCTACAACTGAAGCGTGACTTAAACCACCATAGAATTTTGAATTAGGTATTTCAAAACCTTCATTAGGTTTTCTTATTGTTGCTCTAGCAATTGCATAAGCAAAAACATTACATGCAATCATTACGACGGCACACTTTGGAGACCAAGAAAAAGTTGCTGGATCTGCAGCTGCAAATAATGTAGTAAACATAAAAAATTGTTATTTTTATATATTCTCTAATACTTTTACCTAAAAAACACAAAATTGTAAAAGGTCTTAAGAGTTGTTTACTTCTAAGCTATTTAATAACTTGATAAATCCATACAAAATAACAAAATCACTAAGAGTTAAGAAGGATTCTGCAAAACCATGCAGGAAATCAATCTCAACAAGGGTTTTATCATAGTAATTTAGTGTAAAGATAGATACCAATATAGTTATGAATACGAATAAAACAGTTAAGGAAAAACCTGTTTTTACAATATTATTAACAGACTTGATTTTATATAGGTAAAACAAAAATATTGCATATGGAATTATTGATACTGCGAACAATAATGTGTTATCAATAGAACCTAATTCTTCTATAAATTTAAAAAACAAATCATTCATAAGTCTCTTTTTCTCTAATAAAAATCTTTATTGCAGCTAAGGCTAATGTTGAATTTCCTATAAATGTAAATATTCCTTGAAGTGATACTAGACCATAAAGATTTTCTTGGTTGTCATAGATATGCCATGTGATCGCACACATAGCACCTATTAAGTTTGGGACCATAGCGAGACTTAACCAAAAAAATAAATTATATTTTTTATATGTTGAAATTTTGTTTATGACTAATATGGCAAAAATCCATTCAATTACTGATGAGATATGTATTAACCAAGTTCCAAATGATAATTCGTGCAAAATCTTATATTTTTTTCTTTAGAACGTTAAGAACTTCTTTAGCATGATTTATAGGTAAAACACTAATCCATCTATAAGAAATTTTCCCATCAGGAGAAATCAAAAAAGTATTTCTATCTGAGAATGGAGGAATCCAGGAACCATATTTATCACTAATAATTCCGTTAGGATCAGATAATAAGGTGTAGTTTATGGATTTCTCGCTGCAAAAACTTTCATGAGAATCTTGATTGTCAGCACTAATGCCAACAATTTCGGCATTATTTTTTGAAAAATCTTTTTTAAATTCTGAAAAACCTTTAGCTTCAAGAGTACAGCCTGCTGTAAAATCTTTAGGGTAAAAATATATAACAAGCCATTTACCTTGAAAATCACTTAATTCCCAAGTTTTTTTTGTTTTTATGT
The Prochlorococcus marinus XMU1411 genome window above contains:
- the dxs gene encoding 1-deoxy-D-xylulose-5-phosphate synthase, which translates into the protein MLLSELSHPNQLHGLTVSQLEEIACQIRERHLQVVSTSGGHLGPGLGVVELTLALYQTLDLDSDKVVWDVGHQGYPHKLITGRFSQFDSLRQQNGVAGYLKRSESKFDHFGAGHASTSISAALGMAIARDRKGENYKCVAVIGDGALTGGMALEAINHAGHLPNTPLVVVLNDNDMSISPPVGALSSYLNKVRVSPPLKFLSDSVQESVKNIPLIGKDIPEELKNIKGSVRRLAVPKVGAVFEELGFTYMGPIDGHDIGNLVNTFNAAHKLKKPVLVHVVTTKGKGYPYAEADQVGYHAQSAFDLRTGKSIPSKKPKPVSYSKIFGQTLLKICEQDSKVVGITAAMATGTGLDILQKNIPDQYIDVGIAEQHAVTLAAGMSCEGLKPVVAIYSTFLQRAFDQLIHDVGIQNLPVSFVLDRAGIVGADGPTHQGQYDISYMRSIPNFVLMAPKDESELQRMLITSINHNGPTALRIPRGSGLGVAVMDEGWEPLNIGEAEILEEGEDILIIAYGSMVESAIETASILKNMKINACIVNARFVKPLDKNLIMPLARRIQKVVTMEEGTLIGGFGSAIVELLNDNEVNIPVYRIGIPDVLVDHASPDQSKEKLGLMPDQMADKIVKRFKLNN
- a CDS encoding nucleoside triphosphate pyrophosphohydrolase family protein — its product is MDFKTYQKKARETAQYPDLGSNNIYPTLGLVGEAGEVAEKVKKVIRDKNGIFDNESKLAIKKELGDVLWYISNLCTELNFNLEDVALQNLEKLKLRAAKGNISGSGDDR
- the psaK gene encoding photosystem I reaction center subunit PsaK, with protein sequence MFTTLFAAADPATFSWSPKCAVVMIACNVFAYAIARATIRKPNEGFEIPNSKFYGGLSHASVVGANCLGHIFGIGAILGLASRGVL
- the scpB gene encoding SMC-Scp complex subunit ScpB, translated to MSDIDLVTKVEAVLYLKGRPITKKDLSEITNSDINSLNDAITDLKNKYSNPNSAIELNEVNNSFCLELKSNLNEFVDDLLPSDLKTSELRTLATIAIKKKILQSDLILLRGSGAYDHIKELIEKKFIVKRKQKDGRSYWLSLSEKFFQTFAVSNEYLSKIGNRNNKQQ
- the ilvA gene encoding threonine ammonia-lyase, biosynthetic, with product MNDYFEKILQAEVYEVAKKTPLDKAHNLSKTLNNEVFLKREDLQDVFSFKIRGAYNKMSKLSNSELAQGVITSSAGNHAQGVALSALKLNCQATILMPITTPIVKVNAVKNLKAKVILYGDNYDETYKEAIRISNERNLCFIHPFDDPDVIAGQGTIAIELEQQLNDKPYAIYIAVGGGGLISGISLYVKKIWPEVKIIGVEPEDADAMTKSLEEEKIVELPSVGQFADGVAVKKIGKNTFDIGRKYIDKMIRVNTDEICAAIKDVFEDTRSILEPAGALSIAGMKKDILNSNHSNRKMVAIACGANMNFERLRFVAERAELGECKEVMMAVEIPERAGSLIDFCKLLDNRNLTEFSYRMSNSKNAQIFVGVQVYGLNDKKNLLNVFKNSDYSFIDISDDELSKNHLRHMVGGRLPRNFKEMDNRNFVELLYRFEFPERPGALINFLNNMKSNWSISVFHYRNYGADVGKIVIGVLIDRNEILEWNKFVKILGYKFWDETQNDTYKLFLGATD
- the pyk gene encoding pyruvate kinase; translated protein: MSNIDLKRRTKIVATIGPATQTEEIITDLIKAGVTTFRLNFSHGDHKDHASRIKTIREVSKKLEIDIGILQDLQGPKIRLGRFKDGPVKVKKGDKFTLTSNEVECTNTIANVTYDKLSHEVSEGKRILLDDGKIEMIVEKVDIKANLLECLVTVGGVLSNNKGVNFPDVQLSVKALTEKDKEDLKFGLSEGVDWIALSFVRNPSDINEIKDLINKYGHSTPVVAKIEKFEAIDQIDTVLPLCDGVMVARGDLGVEMPAEEVPLLQKQLITKANSLGIPIITATQMLDSMASNPRPTRAEVSDVANAILDGTDAVMLSNETAVGDYPVEAVETMATIARRIERDYPLKAIESHLPSTIPNAISAAVSNIARQLEAGAIIPLTKSGSTARNVSKFRPPTPILATTTERSVARRLQLVWGVTPIVVKNDERTAKTFSLAMQIAQEMGILNQGDLVVQTAGTLTGISGSTDLIKVGLVRKIVSRGISIGEIGVTGKARIIKNNLDISLICPGEIIFVPDELMEKIPLSKNIAGIVTNKNVDDVYAFYNKNKKKISTICNLENIDNHQISNGDLITLQLNEGVIYMGQIEDDDAIDKYKYV
- a CDS encoding biotin transporter BioY — protein: MFNFYKLIEILVCLQSLVISTMLPVHIPLQFINKSFNNFEIPITWQIPTLILLTLIFHKKIVFIAFSIYIFFGLFIAPVFHQGGSIGYLLTPNFGYLLGVYPLIKIINNLNNRNKLNVGNFLIKGFFAICAMHLTGIFYNLIQIIFYSQFNIFLYNLGKYSFGKIGYHFLMLLPLLLLIKPIKLLKKSK
- the lspA gene encoding signal peptidase II, whose translation is MIIKIQTKLYFLSFSIFITLIDQLTKYLMLYNYKTVINKDFLLFRLDFVRNYGAAFNIYSGNRIFLSFISIIFSILLTYIILRKKSLKIYDLISYSFILGGTIGNGMDRILKGYVIDFINLNFINFPVFNIADISINIGFIFLLYGIFKNK
- a CDS encoding GTP-binding protein encodes the protein MNYLKLKYTKYFIIILFLYILFTILIRIINIYTLLFLIITMYIFYNIDKKLFKKIVYKVIFKNKKNTLSFKNTYGAAKISLEGVKEINKKINDQVKVELLNYQKNKLESQLKTGDYKVTLFGAGSSGKTSIARSLVKNIVGQTSAKIGTTKQINSYKIRIPILKRNINIIDTPGLFEPSKIGEEREKTTILQASNSDLVLFVLDQDINKYENYLIKELLNIGKKIIIVLNKCDLRSKDENNLIKENISSITSARKNNISIVQTIAAPQQSTYIKSDALILIPEVGSLFKEIIETLDNDGEELLADNILFRSNKLGIKSKNFLKEQRYLMSNKVIKKYMWITGGVILVNPLPAVDFLTTTSVNLQMIMELSKIYEIKLTKKDAKDLSKSLLSALAKQGILKGGLAILSPALATSLTKIIISKSIQSITAGWLIRIVGLSLIEYFKNGQDWGDGGIQEVVDKIYKISKREDILNNFVKEAISKIEINKYINSNKRLPPFPM
- a CDS encoding DUF3593 domain-containing protein, translated to MNDLFFKFIEELGSIDNTLLFAVSIIPYAIFLFYLYKIKSVNNIVKTGFSLTVLFVFITILVSIFTLNYYDKTLVEIDFLHGFAESFLTLSDFVILYGFIKLLNSLEVNNS
- a CDS encoding DUF2499 domain-containing protein, encoding MHELSFGTWLIHISSVIEWIFAILVINKISTYKKYNLFFWLSLAMVPNLIGAMCAITWHIYDNQENLYGLVSLQGIFTFIGNSTLALAAIKIFIREKETYE
- a CDS encoding ABC transporter permease, with translation MSRKISIKEALGMATKTLVSNKLRSSLTMLGIIIGNASVITLVGLGRGAQTLAKNQLSNLGANVLFIVPGNNDTRRRGISFPKNLVLEDAVAISNQVPTVKKVAPQISANEIVQSNSKSLNISIAGVTPEFLDVRSFEVDKGRFLSKSDVNSARSYVVIGPDLKDEFFKDKSSSLGKKIRIKDHTYEIIGILKPKGAVFGSNQDKNAYIPLTTMVNRITGKDPTYGVSLSFISVEAINKNATSAAKFQITNLLRQRHKIIRDDDFAVRSQEDALNIVTNITSGLTFLLAGIGAVSLVVGGIGIMNIMLVSVSERTEEIGLRKAIGAKQSDILIQFLIEALILSTIGGLIGTSTGLSGVFLLSLITPLPASVGITTTFSTMIISGSIGLIFGVLPAKRASKLDPIVALRSL
- a CDS encoding YggT family protein; the encoded protein is MLSEIFAVLGQTLSIYSFILIIRILLTWFPGIDWSNGVLSALTSITDPYLNIFRGIIPPIGGFDISSLLAFLLLNVIQNLITNLQYASLGYS